A genomic region of Campylobacter corcagiensis contains the following coding sequences:
- a CDS encoding response regulator transcription factor, translating into MINVLMIEDDGEFAQILSEYLIKYNIKITNYEDPYLGLSAGVKNYDLLILDLTLPGMNGLEVCKEIREKYDIPIIISSARSDVADRVVGLQIGADDYMPKPYDPKEMHARIMSLIRRYKKTAEAQEEVVDSAFRVDERRHEIYFHNEPLTLTPAEYEILEYLIKQHSFSVSREQLVYHCKSLKDKDSKSLDVIIGRLRAKIGDNSKAPTHIFSVRGIGYKLLG; encoded by the coding sequence ATGATAAATGTTTTAATGATCGAAGATGATGGTGAGTTTGCACAAATTTTATCTGAATATCTAATCAAATACAACATAAAGATTACAAATTATGAAGATCCATATCTTGGACTAAGTGCCGGGGTTAAAAACTATGATTTGCTTATTTTAGATCTGACTCTTCCTGGAATGAATGGACTAGAAGTTTGTAAAGAGATAAGAGAAAAATATGATATTCCTATCATAATAAGCTCAGCAAGAAGCGATGTAGCAGATAGAGTTGTGGGTTTACAAATAGGTGCTGATGATTATATGCCAAAACCATACGATCCAAAAGAGATGCACGCTAGGATAATGAGCCTTATTAGACGCTACAAAAAAACAGCAGAAGCTCAAGAAGAAGTAGTTGATAGCGCATTTAGAGTTGATGAGAGAAGACATGAGATTTACTTTCACAACGAGCCTTTAACCCTAACTCCAGCTGAGTATGAAATTTTAGAGTATCTTATAAAACAGCATAGCTTTTCTGTGTCAAGAGAGCAACTCGTATATCACTGCAAGAGCCTAAAAGACAAAGACTCAAAAAGTCTTGATGTAATCATTGGTCGCTTAAGAGCTAAGATTGGCGATAACTCAAAAGCCCCAACACATATATTCTCAGTTCGTGGAATTGGATATAAGCTTTTAGGATGA
- a CDS encoding response regulator has product MNVLVIDDDFINIKLVETFLKKHGGVSEIIKASNGLEALNTLTERSDIGLILLDIVMPVMNGLEFLDNVQVKEKIVNIPVIVLTTDETTKKEAFSKGATDFLTKPISEKLLFEKIGKFFK; this is encoded by the coding sequence ATGAATGTACTTGTAATTGATGATGATTTTATAAATATAAAATTGGTTGAAACTTTTCTTAAAAAGCATGGTGGCGTTAGTGAGATTATTAAAGCTTCAAATGGACTTGAAGCTTTAAATACTCTAACAGAAAGAAGCGACATTGGTCTTATACTTCTAGATATAGTTATGCCTGTTATGAATGGGCTTGAATTTTTAGATAATGTTCAAGTAAAAGAAAAAATCGTTAATATCCCAGTAATTGTTCTTACTACAGATGAGACGACTAAAAAAGAAGCATTTAGCAAAGGGGCAACTGATTTTCTTACTAAACCTATATCTGAAAAATTACTATTTGAAAAAATAGGTAAATTTTTTAAATAG
- a CDS encoding ArsS family sensor histidine kinase: MRYSLSTKISVVFVIVFALVCMLFATFGKIQINDAIDRMKISQSNSINYLLGLYQRGMPPNDTKQYFSNFNMYIVEDKNLASNVLTSGKILFNNASPLGELTSLQYQNNIYLHINNQNTTLLLGGTGTKNINDPLWIGFFITIILLSSLYFSVVKSLEPLKRLNNNIKKFATGNLETASLNVEGNDEIAQVAAEFDKAVVKIKELVRSRQLFLRTIMHELKTPIGKGRIVSEMLDDELQKKRLINIFERLEILINEFAKIEQLLSKSYTINFEEYHFSLIIEQARDMLMLDDWEKHINVEYKDDIILNVDFQMFTLAIKNLIDNALKYSSDKKVDIVCSKEQILISNLGNPLPMGIEHYKQAFVRNKDEKTTGMGLGLYIIDRICDMHKFYLDYYYSNGRHNFCVIFDRDAMLACELPTPKKGLFKK; this comes from the coding sequence ATGAGATACTCACTTAGTACGAAGATTAGCGTCGTTTTTGTTATCGTTTTTGCACTTGTTTGTATGCTTTTTGCAACATTTGGCAAAATTCAGATAAACGACGCCATAGATAGGATGAAAATTTCTCAATCCAACTCTATAAATTATCTACTTGGGCTATACCAAAGAGGCATGCCACCTAACGATACAAAACAGTATTTTAGTAACTTTAATATGTACATAGTTGAAGATAAAAATTTAGCATCAAATGTTCTAACAAGTGGCAAAATTTTATTTAATAACGCAAGTCCACTTGGTGAGTTAACTTCACTTCAGTATCAAAACAACATATACTTACATATAAACAACCAAAATACCACCTTACTTCTTGGTGGAACTGGCACTAAAAATATAAACGATCCACTTTGGATAGGGTTTTTTATCACGATTATTTTACTATCTTCGCTATATTTTTCAGTTGTGAAAAGTCTTGAACCACTAAAAAGGCTTAACAACAACATAAAGAAATTTGCAACTGGAAATCTAGAAACAGCTAGCCTAAATGTAGAAGGAAATGATGAAATAGCACAAGTTGCGGCTGAATTTGATAAAGCTGTAGTTAAAATCAAAGAGCTAGTCCGCTCTAGGCAGCTTTTTTTAAGAACCATAATGCATGAGCTTAAAACCCCGATTGGAAAAGGCAGAATAGTATCAGAGATGCTTGATGATGAGCTTCAAAAAAAACGCCTCATAAATATCTTTGAGCGTTTAGAAATTTTAATTAACGAATTTGCTAAAATTGAACAACTCCTTTCAAAATCCTACACCATAAATTTTGAAGAGTATCACTTTAGTCTTATCATCGAACAAGCAAGAGACATGCTTATGCTTGATGATTGGGAAAAGCATATAAATGTAGAGTACAAAGATGATATTATTTTAAATGTTGATTTTCAGATGTTTACTTTAGCCATTAAAAACCTAATCGATAACGCCTTAAAATACTCAAGCGATAAAAAAGTTGATATAGTGTGTTCAAAAGAGCAAATTCTTATATCAAATTTAGGAAACCCACTTCCGATGGGTATTGAACACTATAAACAAGCTTTTGTTAGAAATAAAGATGAAAAAACAACGGGTATGGGGCTTGGGCTATACATAATAGACAGAATTTGCGATATGCATAAATTCTATCTTGACTATTATTACAGTAATGGTAGGCATAATTTCTGCGTGATATTTGATAGAGATGCTATGTTGGCTTGCGAACTTCCTACTCCAAAAAAGGGGCTTTTTAAAAAGTGA
- the dnaJ gene encoding molecular chaperone DnaJ gives MSDYYEILGVARDASSDEIKKAFRRLALQYHPDRNQGDKEAERKFKEINEAYQCLCDEQKRAMYDRYGKDGLNMGGFGGGFSGFEDIDLGDIFSSFFGDGFGSRSGSRSKSVDNYPLDIEIAIVVDFKDAVFGVEKELNYKRKVPCQSCNGTGGEKQTCQTCGGRGQISQKRGFMSFVQTCPHCHGQGEILKTKCSSCNGKSYKEEEVNFKFDIPKGVDNGIKIRLADKGNLSKSGDYGDLYIAIRVKDSDKFVRDGDNVYVEVPIFITQAMLGETVSIPTLYGTKELKLKVGTADKEQFIIEGEGIENIRTKKKGNLIAQVTIKMPKKLDANQEKLIKELQSSFGIKSDETIKQEDGFFDRVKAKFKK, from the coding sequence TTGAGTGATTACTATGAAATTTTGGGTGTAGCTAGAGATGCAAGTAGTGATGAGATAAAAAAGGCTTTTAGAAGACTTGCTTTACAGTACCACCCAGATAGAAATCAAGGCGATAAAGAAGCAGAGCGTAAATTTAAAGAGATAAATGAGGCATATCAGTGCTTATGTGATGAACAAAAGCGAGCAATGTATGATAGATATGGCAAAGACGGTCTAAATATGGGCGGCTTTGGCGGCGGATTTAGTGGCTTTGAAGATATTGATTTAGGAGATATATTTAGTTCATTTTTTGGAGATGGATTTGGCTCAAGAAGTGGCTCAAGAAGCAAAAGTGTTGATAACTATCCATTAGACATTGAAATAGCTATAGTTGTTGATTTTAAAGATGCTGTATTTGGTGTAGAAAAAGAGCTAAACTATAAAAGAAAAGTTCCTTGCCAAAGCTGTAATGGTACTGGGGGAGAAAAGCAAACTTGCCAAACTTGTGGCGGAAGAGGTCAAATAAGCCAAAAAAGAGGCTTTATGAGTTTTGTTCAAACCTGCCCACATTGCCATGGACAAGGTGAAATCTTAAAGACAAAATGCTCATCTTGTAATGGTAAAAGCTACAAAGAAGAAGAAGTTAACTTTAAATTTGATATACCAAAAGGTGTTGATAATGGTATAAAAATAAGACTTGCTGATAAAGGAAATTTATCTAAAAGTGGCGATTATGGAGATTTATATATCGCTATAAGAGTCAAAGATAGTGATAAATTTGTAAGAGATGGTGATAATGTGTATGTTGAGGTTCCAATTTTTATAACTCAAGCTATGCTTGGTGAGACTGTATCTATCCCAACACTTTATGGAACAAAAGAGTTAAAACTTAAAGTTGGTACGGCTGATAAAGAGCAGTTTATTATAGAAGGTGAGGGCATAGAAAATATTAGAACTAAGAAAAAGGGAAATCTAATAGCACAAGTTACAATTAAGATGCCTAAAAAACTAGATGCTAATCAAGAAAAACTTATAAAAGAGCTACAATCAAGCTTTGGTATAAAAAGCGATGAGACTATAAAACAAGAGGACGGTTTTTTTGATAGAGTAAAAGCTAAATTTAAAAAGTAG